Proteins encoded in a region of the Rickettsia tillamookensis genome:
- a CDS encoding APC family permease yields MSKKLGFWAVFALVTGSQIGTSVFILPLSLAPFGIYSIWGWVLSLFGAMSIALVFSTLCAKFPKTGGPHVYVRESFGDKIAFFTGWTYWVISFVSTSIVVISAIGYLTPFFKSQAILDLILQIILLAAITVLNLKGPEVAGKAEFYLTLLKFVPLLIVGLCALSHFNIDNIAIAEEVEVLSIPTIMGRVALLTFWGFIGVECATTTAGAVKDPAKTIPRAIIVGTFCVAVLYIINSIGIMGLIPASELISSKAPYADAATLLFGGKWSSVITVIASIICIGTLNAWVLTSGQIALGLAEDGLLPKFFAKKNSNNAPTYGIIVSCLGIVPFLVFTANDNFAKQITQIIDFSAITFLFVYLICSLAFLKVIFSSKENFSYYYLLIAIISIIFCVWVIYETPIKTLIIASSFTVAGIPLYYLWYKCHSRL; encoded by the coding sequence ATGTCAAAAAAATTAGGTTTCTGGGCAGTTTTTGCCTTAGTGACTGGCAGTCAAATCGGTACTAGCGTTTTTATATTGCCGTTAAGTTTAGCACCGTTCGGTATATACAGCATTTGGGGTTGGGTACTTTCATTATTCGGTGCTATGAGTATAGCACTCGTGTTTTCTACCCTTTGTGCAAAATTTCCTAAAACAGGTGGTCCGCACGTTTATGTACGGGAGAGTTTCGGGGATAAGATAGCTTTCTTCACCGGTTGGACTTACTGGGTTATATCCTTTGTCAGTACTAGTATAGTTGTTATTTCAGCGATAGGTTATCTAACACCTTTTTTTAAATCACAAGCGATTTTAGATTTAATATTACAGATAATATTATTAGCTGCTATTACGGTCTTAAATTTAAAAGGTCCTGAAGTAGCAGGAAAAGCAGAGTTTTATTTAACATTACTGAAGTTTGTACCTTTGTTAATAGTAGGTTTATGTGCATTATCTCATTTTAATATAGATAATATAGCTATTGCCGAGGAAGTAGAAGTTTTAAGCATTCCAACTATTATGGGAAGAGTTGCACTTCTCACTTTTTGGGGATTTATCGGTGTTGAGTGTGCAACTACTACGGCAGGAGCGGTAAAAGATCCAGCAAAAACCATTCCAAGAGCCATAATAGTTGGAACTTTCTGCGTGGCGGTGTTATATATTATCAATAGCATAGGTATAATGGGATTAATCCCTGCTTCTGAACTTATTAGCTCTAAAGCTCCTTATGCCGATGCCGCTACATTATTATTTGGGGGTAAATGGTCAAGCGTAATTACGGTTATAGCCTCGATTATATGTATAGGTACACTCAATGCTTGGGTGCTAACTAGCGGACAGATAGCTCTTGGGCTTGCAGAAGACGGATTATTACCGAAATTTTTTGCTAAGAAAAATAGCAATAACGCTCCAACTTACGGAATTATTGTAAGCTGCCTTGGCATTGTGCCTTTCTTAGTCTTTACGGCAAATGATAATTTTGCAAAACAGATTACACAAATAATAGATTTTTCGGCAATAACATTCTTATTCGTCTATTTAATTTGTAGCTTAGCTTTCTTAAAGGTGATTTTTAGTTCAAAAGAAAATTTTTCTTATTATTATTTACTTATAGCCATAATATCGATTATCTTTTGTGTATGGGTTATCTATGAAACACCTATTAAAACTCTGATTATAGCTAGCTCCTTTACAGTGGCAGGGATACCTCTATATTATTTATGGTATAAATGTCATTCCCGTCTATGA
- a CDS encoding iron-sulfur cluster assembly accessory protein has protein sequence MKNVISLTDSAAKQVKLLIEKRAKPTFGIRVGVKSGGCAGQTYYVEYADSKNQFDEVVEEKGVRILIDPKALMYILGSEMDYVETKFKSQFTFTNPNEKANCGCGKSFSV, from the coding sequence ATGAAAAATGTTATTTCATTAACTGATTCTGCTGCAAAGCAAGTAAAATTGCTAATAGAAAAACGAGCCAAGCCTACCTTTGGTATTAGGGTAGGGGTTAAGTCAGGCGGTTGTGCCGGTCAGACTTATTATGTTGAATATGCCGATAGTAAAAATCAATTCGATGAAGTAGTTGAAGAAAAGGGCGTACGGATACTAATCGACCCAAAGGCATTAATGTATATTCTAGGTTCTGAAATGGACTATGTAGAGACTAAATTCAAATCCCAATTCACTTTCACCAATCCCAACGAAAAAGCTAATTGCGGCTGCGGCAAATCTTTTAGTGTATAA
- a CDS encoding palindromic element RPE3 domain-containing protein — protein MTQTCILKPVEPYTEIQLNSQSFRQDEFNSKSAERTIVREHRLNSKNSPVSSFVNDAVPLKKIGSLIIKSP, from the coding sequence ATGACTCAAACATGTATATTAAAACCGGTCGAACCATATACAGAAATACAGCTAAATTCACAAAGCTTCAGACAGGATGAATTTAATAGTAAGTCTGCGGAGCGTACAATAGTACGTGAGCACAGACTTAACTCGAAAAATTCGCCTGTATCAAGCTTTGTGAATGACGCTGTACCTTTAAAGAAAATTGGCTCTTTAATAATAAAAAGCCCTTAA
- a CDS encoding Fe-S cluster assembly transcription factor translates to MMLTTKGRYAVMAILEMAAKSSAEPVTLNEISVKQNISLNYLEQIFSKLKKADLVKAIRGSKGGYVLIGNLEEIKISDIMDAVNENFIMTTCYKKSVKTCVPDTIKCNSHKLWKGLGKHIRDYFENISIKDALELSII, encoded by the coding sequence ATGATGCTGACGACGAAAGGAAGATATGCCGTAATGGCAATACTTGAAATGGCTGCAAAATCAAGTGCCGAACCGGTCACTTTGAATGAAATTTCCGTAAAACAAAATATATCGCTTAACTATTTAGAGCAGATATTTTCTAAACTTAAAAAAGCTGATTTAGTTAAGGCTATTAGAGGCTCGAAAGGGGGATATGTTTTAATAGGTAACCTAGAAGAAATAAAAATTTCCGATATTATGGATGCTGTTAACGAAAATTTTATAATGACTACTTGCTATAAGAAGTCAGTTAAAACTTGTGTACCTGATACAATAAAATGTAATTCGCATAAATTATGGAAAGGTCTTGGTAAGCATATTAGAGATTATTTTGAAAATATCTCAATTAAAGATGCTTTAGAGCTAAGTATTATTTAA
- the iscU gene encoding Fe-S cluster assembly scaffold IscU, producing the protein MAYSKKVIDHYENPRNVGSLDKEKKNVGTGLVGAPACGDVMKLQIEVDDDGIITDAKFKTFGCGSAIASSSLVTEWVKGRSIDDAGEIKNTEIAKELSLPPVKLHCSLLAEDAIKAAIADYKQKKESKKDF; encoded by the coding sequence ATGGCTTATAGCAAAAAAGTGATAGATCATTATGAAAATCCTCGTAATGTTGGGTCACTTGATAAAGAGAAAAAAAACGTCGGAACGGGACTAGTTGGAGCTCCTGCTTGCGGTGACGTTATGAAGTTACAAATCGAAGTTGATGATGATGGTATTATTACGGATGCTAAATTTAAGACATTCGGCTGCGGTTCGGCTATTGCTTCAAGTTCTTTAGTAACTGAATGGGTTAAAGGAAGATCGATAGATGATGCTGGAGAGATTAAAAATACCGAAATAGCAAAAGAATTGTCGCTTCCACCGGTAAAATTACATTGCTCACTACTTGCTGAAGATGCAATAAAAGCAGCTATAGCCGATTACAAACAGAAAAAAGAAAGCAAAAAAGACTTTTAA
- a CDS encoding cysteine desulfurase family protein, with the protein MIYLDHNATTFIDPKIKEYIISLMDKELNPSSAHSSGRFAKNVIETARSQIATALGITLSSREYDITFTSSGTESNNLIMKNFYDGDIFISAIEHLSIYNHIKHAPNIKIIRVNTQGLVDLEHLEELLAQSNTSKKLVSVMMANNESGVLQDIAEIGKITKKYDARFHSDLVQGFGRIPINIKELGLNFVTISGHKIGGGQGGAALISNSNFQVTPIIIGGGQEKSVRSGTENVLAIAGFGLVAELITKDISEKYIKIKSLQEILEKKLKEYPNVNIVSNSVARLPNTTLITIPNTDAQVKLIGFDLRNICISSGSACSSGKISKSHVLTNMGIGEEEANSSIRVSLSHTNTVSDIEAFIEAFEEIYEYELSNSVITRKITK; encoded by the coding sequence ATGATATATTTAGACCATAATGCTACTACCTTCATCGATCCTAAGATTAAAGAATATATCATAAGTTTAATGGACAAGGAGCTTAACCCTTCATCAGCACATAGCTCAGGTAGATTTGCTAAGAATGTTATAGAAACGGCACGTTCGCAAATAGCGACAGCTCTTGGTATAACCCTATCATCTAGAGAATATGATATTACTTTTACCTCATCAGGGACTGAGAGTAATAATTTAATAATGAAAAATTTTTACGACGGCGATATTTTTATTTCAGCTATTGAACATTTATCGATATATAACCATATAAAGCATGCTCCAAATATTAAAATTATAAGAGTTAATACGCAAGGGCTAGTTGATTTAGAACATTTAGAAGAGTTGTTAGCTCAAAGTAATACTAGTAAAAAACTAGTTTCTGTAATGATGGCTAATAATGAAAGCGGAGTTTTACAAGATATAGCGGAGATAGGCAAAATAACTAAAAAATATGATGCTAGATTTCATAGCGATTTAGTGCAAGGTTTTGGTAGAATACCTATAAATATCAAAGAATTAGGATTAAATTTTGTGACAATTTCAGGGCATAAAATAGGAGGGGGGCAGGGTGGTGCTGCTTTAATCTCTAACTCTAACTTTCAAGTTACTCCAATAATTATAGGAGGAGGGCAGGAAAAGTCAGTACGCTCAGGTACTGAAAATGTTTTAGCTATTGCAGGTTTTGGTTTAGTAGCTGAATTAATAACAAAAGATATCTCAGAAAAATATATAAAAATCAAAAGCTTACAAGAAATTTTAGAGAAAAAATTAAAAGAATATCCAAACGTAAATATTGTTAGTAATAGCGTAGCGAGATTACCTAATACTACCTTAATTACTATACCGAATACGGATGCACAAGTGAAATTAATCGGGTTTGATTTACGTAATATTTGCATAAGTTCCGGCTCTGCTTGCTCATCAGGAAAAATATCTAAATCACACGTATTAACCAATATGGGTATAGGAGAAGAAGAGGCAAACTCCTCTATTAGAGTATCTTTGAGCCATACTAATACGGTAAGTGATATAGAGGCTTTTATAGAAGCTTTTGAAGAAATTTACGAATATGAACTTTCCAACTCCGTCATTACGAGGAAAATTACGAAGTAA
- a CDS encoding IscS subfamily cysteine desulfurase, with translation MNQQLNNLTLPIYMDYQATTPLDPRVMDEMLPYFTTKFGNPHSRSHSFGWEAENAVEEARSRVAKLIGADAKEIIFTSGATESNNLAIKGIAKFYGNKKNHIITIVSEHKCVLDACRHLEQEGIKITYLPIKPNGIIDLETLKNAITDQTMLVSVMAVNNEIGVVQPLKEIGKICRERAVFFHSDIAQGFGKIPIDVNEFNIDLASISGHKIYGPKGIGALYVRKKPRVRVTPLINGGGQERGMRSGTLPTPLIVGLGMAAEIAYSEMEKDTKHVNYLFDRFLNNIHNRISEVYLNGDKDQRYKGNLNLSFAGVEGESIILAIKDLAVSSGSACTSASLEPSYVLRSMGIGEELAHTSIRFGIGRFTTEQEVDYAVDLICSKIDKLRELSPLWEMMQEGIDLKKIKWAAH, from the coding sequence ATGAACCAACAATTAAACAATTTAACCTTGCCGATATATATGGATTATCAGGCAACAACCCCACTAGATCCAAGGGTAATGGATGAGATGCTGCCGTATTTCACTACCAAATTCGGGAATCCTCATTCACGTAGTCATTCTTTCGGCTGGGAAGCAGAAAACGCCGTTGAAGAGGCAAGGAGTAGAGTAGCAAAGTTAATAGGAGCGGATGCTAAAGAAATTATTTTTACCTCCGGTGCAACCGAATCCAATAACCTTGCAATAAAGGGAATAGCAAAATTTTACGGCAATAAAAAGAATCACATTATTACTATAGTCAGTGAACATAAATGCGTACTTGACGCTTGCAGGCACTTAGAGCAAGAAGGTATAAAAATCACATACTTACCAATTAAACCAAATGGAATAATCGATTTAGAAACTCTAAAAAATGCCATTACTGATCAGACTATGTTAGTTTCAGTTATGGCGGTTAATAATGAAATAGGTGTTGTTCAGCCTTTAAAGGAAATTGGGAAAATTTGCCGTGAAAGAGCCGTTTTTTTTCATTCCGATATTGCTCAAGGATTCGGTAAAATTCCAATTGATGTTAACGAGTTTAATATTGATCTTGCTAGTATCTCAGGGCATAAAATTTACGGTCCGAAAGGAATAGGTGCCTTATATGTAAGGAAAAAACCTCGTGTGCGTGTTACGCCGCTGATAAACGGCGGTGGGCAGGAGAGAGGGATGCGTTCGGGTACATTACCGACTCCTTTAATCGTAGGGCTTGGCATGGCTGCTGAAATAGCGTATAGTGAGATGGAAAAAGATACTAAGCACGTAAATTACTTATTTGATAGGTTTTTGAATAATATACACAACCGAATTTCAGAAGTTTATTTAAACGGCGATAAAGATCAAAGATATAAAGGCAATCTAAATCTAAGCTTTGCCGGAGTAGAGGGAGAGTCAATTATCCTTGCTATTAAAGATTTGGCGGTTTCCTCCGGTTCTGCTTGTACTTCTGCCTCTCTAGAGCCGTCATATGTTTTGCGTTCCATGGGAATCGGTGAAGAGCTTGCCCATACTTCGATCAGGTTTGGCATAGGTAGATTTACTACCGAGCAGGAAGTTGACTACGCAGTAGATTTAATATGTTCAAAAATCGATAAATTAAGAGAATTAAGTCCTCTTTGGGAAATGATGCAAGAGGGTATTGATTTGAAGAAGATTAAGTGGGCTGCACATTAA